TTTTTCGGAAAGATGTTTAAGAGAAGTGCAGGGAAAATAACTGACTATATTTCCTTCATAGTGTGTTATTAATGGATCATGGCAAAATTTGTAAATGAAAAATAAAGGGTACATTGCATTACATTTATTTGCATTCATTTGCATTACAATTTTACAGGGATATTTTTTCAAAAAAAATAATTTTAACCCCTCATTTTTCATATATCCCCACGAAATTTTCTAAACTAACCCAAAAAAAACAGTGCGTATACCAGTAAGGTGAACCTAAAATAAAGTAATACTTATTTTATTTCAATTAATATATTGTGTTAATGTTTAATAACTTAAGGGATTTAATATTATAGGTAGCTCTGTTAATTCTAAATAGCTAGGAGAACTCCTTACCATCATAACTAATTTAAAAACAATTGTTAAGTAATAGGATGACCATAAAATTAAGAACCAACCTATAAATAAGGAGAGCAGACTAATATAGTAAGTCAAAATACTCATAATTCAAATTTACAAAAAAATCCTTTACAATTATTGGCCTTAAGAGGTGTATTATGTCGGCAGTCGATAACATTACTGACCTTTCCAAGTATCTGGTGACCCTTCCCCCTAGTAGAATATCCATTTTATGCATGACCTTCCTGAGCTTCCTAACTGGTGCCATTGCCGCCTATCTGGAACCTTTATCATCAATATTCGATAGTATTGTCTACGGAGGATCAGCGGGTTTCCTGATCTTTGGACTCACTTCCATCATGGATGGAGCCATTACCCAACCGGTGATCAACGCCATGGAAGGGCGGCACATGAAGATGAAGCAATCCATGTTCGTGTCCCTGTTAACCATGGTACTGGTGGCCCTGGTGTACATTGTGGGGAGCCTGGTTTCTACCTTCACTGTTTACAGTTATATCATTGATGCACTGATTTTAGGCTGTGTTCTAGCATTTGGAGTGCGTATATTCATTATTTGGGGTACTTCCAATATAGGGGCCATTAGATCTATTTTAGTATCCGCCATACAACCGGTTTTGATTCTGAGCATGGTGGTGGTTATAGTATTTTTAACCAGCATAACCACCAACATCGGATCATTCAGTATCCTGGCCGTGGCACTGAAGGGAATTATCGCCGGATTAATACTGATGATAGCCATTTACTCCTTTATGCTGGTAATCGAATCACCAATTAAACGGAACCTGGGAGTGGGTGGTCTGGAACTGTTATCCCTCTTTATCGCCCAGTACAGTGAAGGATCCCGGGCCATGGAAACACTCTTTGAGGATATGGGAGAACCAATAGATACCCTGGTGGGAGTGGTTAGTTTTAAAGGTGAAAATGGTATTAAAGGATTGTTCGTATCCCCCTGTGTCCACCCTGGACCAGTGGGAAACATTGGAGGGGGAAATATGCCCACTGTACTGGCCAAAAGCTTGGAACCATTCACCATGGTCAGCCACGGCCCATCCACCCATGACTTTAACCCGGTGAGTTCCCAGGAGATCTGTAAAATCAAAGATGTAGTCCTGGGGGCCCTGGAGGACATGGAATACTCCTCCACTGCCAGTAAATTCATGCGGGTGGAACATGAAGATGCCAAGCTGGGAGTCCAGTACTTCGGCAATAACCTACTGCTCCTGGCCACCTTCGCCCCCCTGGGATTTGATGATATTGATTTCGGTGTTGGTCTGGCCCTTACCAAGGCAGCACAGGCCCACACCCAGGCAGAAAACGTGATACTGGTAGACTGCCATAACTCCTTTGAAGGAGAAAAGGGAAGGGTGCTACCGGGTAACCCTGAAGTATTCCAGCTGATGGACGCGGTGGAAAAAATAGAAAACCCAACTGAATGCGGGATCAAAATGGGATGTGCTCATGATACCATCCCGGAATTAAGTAAAAGGAGTGGTGTGGGTCAAAGTGGAGTTAAAGTCATGGTTCTAGAGGTGGAACAACAAAAAACAGCCTACATACTTATAGATGGTAACAACATGATCATTGGCTTCCGGCAGGAGCTGCTCCAGGCTGTGGAAGAACTGGGACTGGACCATGCCGAGGTAATGACCACGGACACCCACTTCGTTAACACCCTTTCTGGTGGTCACAACCCCCTGGGAACTAAAGACCGGGATATATTAATAGAAAAAGTGGTGGAGTGCACCAAAAAGGCTTTAGAAGATGTGGAAACCGTGGAAGTTGGTGCTAAAACCATGAAACTATCCAACATCAACACCCTGGGCCCCACCCACGCCACGGAACTGGTGACCACCATCAGTTCCATAGTGGCCGTGAGCCGGGTAGTGGCCCCACTGGTCTTTGTACTGGCCCTGATCTTTGTATTCATCTGGATATTCTACTGGACATTCTAAAGGAGTGTCCTAGAACAATGAGTCCCATTATCATTGGAGAAGAAGGTTAATTCCAGTGGATTAGAAAGTAATTCCGTAGATTGGAAGTAATTCAAATAAAGAAGATTATTAGTGGATAAATAAAGCTATCGTACATAAAAAAAGGAATAAATTAAACATAAAAAAGAAGGAATGGGATTTTATTTACAGATTGTAGAGAATGACCCATACCAATATCCACACAAAGAAGAAGGGTACAATACCGTTCCAGAGCCATCCGCTCATCCCACCAACTTCTTCCTTTCCAAAGAGTCGTTCACAAAGCTGACCACCCAGATAAAGGATTATAAGTCCGGCGAAGACTGCAAGGAATTCATTTTTCAGTCCGGCTATTGCGCCAATGTACAGTAAGTATGATATTGCTCCGGCCACTATAGCAAGTACAGTATGTATACTAACTAGCTTGATTTCAATGTCCATATTTTTCCTCCGTTTTAACTATGTTCGCAACCATATAATATAGGTAAAGGTGTACTCTATGAAAGCCATGTCCAACGTTGATCTTTACGCCATTTCTCATGAACTCAATGAACTCCTTAAAGATGCCCGAGTCCAGAAAGCATACCAACCCACCAGGGATACCGTTATCATAAGGTTCCATGTCCCTGGAAAGGGACGGGTAGACGTAGCATTTCAGGCCGGTTTAAGGGTGCATACCACTCAGTATCCTCCTGAAAACCCCAAAGTGCCACCATCGTTTCCCATGCTCCTGCGTAAGCACCTGAAAAATGCCACAGTGCGGGAGGTCCGGCAGCATAACTTTGATCGTATCCTGGAAATTGACATCCAGAAGGAACATCGCTTCACTCTGGTTGTTGAACTTTTCTCCCAGGGTAATATAATACTTTTGGATGAAGAGAACCGGATTATACTACCCCTGAAACACCGTCATGCCCAGGGCCGGAAAATAACCTCTAAGGAAGAATACCATTACCCGGCAGAAAGGGGAATACATCCTCTGAATGTGGAACTGGACGATTTAAAGGAATTATTTGAGAATTCTGATTCTGATCTTATCCGCACCCTGGCCCGTAGTGGTCTGGGGGGAATGTACTCCGAAGAAATAATCCTGCGCTCCGGTGTGGATAAAAAACTACCAGCCAAGGAAGTAAGTGAAAGTGATATTGAACTCCTTTACCAGAACATGGTGGAGCTCTTCCAGCCCCTTAAAACCTTCCAGTTCCAGCCCCAGATCGTCCGGGAAGTAGGGGAAAATGAAAGTGAAGAAAATCAGGGGAAATCCCCCAAAAAGAAGGGTAAAGAGGATGTTCTGCCCCTGGATATTTTAACCTACCAAAATTACCAGAAAGAACGCTTTGACACCTTTAACCAGGCCGCGGATGAGTTCTACAGTGGAAAGGTAGGAGCAGATATCAAGAAAGAACAGGAGGATGTCTGGGCTAAACAAGTAGGTAAATACGAGAAAAGGCTCCGCATACAGGAAGAAACTCTGGAAGGTTTCCAGAAGACCATAGTTGAAACCAAGAAGAAGGGAGATCTTCTCTACTCCCATTACTCGGAAGTTCAGAACCTCCTGGACATTATCCACCAGGCCCGGGAGAAGTACTCCTGGATGGAAATTGCCTCCACCCTGAAGAAGGCACGTAAAGAGGGGATGAAAGAGGCCCAGATCATTGAATCCATGGATAAGATGGGTGTGCTCACCCTTAACCTGGAGGGGGAGCAAGTGATTGTGGACGCCAACCTGGAGATACCGGAAAATACCGAGAAATATTACAACAAGGGTAAAAAGGCCAAACGGAAGATCAAGGGGGTTAACATAGCCATCGAGCGCACCAAAAAAGATGTGGAGAGAATGAGGAATAAACGGGAACTGGCCCTGGAGAGGGTGCAGGTTCCCCAGAAAAGGGTGCGCCGGGAGCTTAAATGGTTTGAAAAACTGCGCTGGTTTCTGTCCTCAGATGGATTCCTGGTTATTGGTGGCCGGGATGCCGGTACCAATGAACTGGTGGTGAAACGTTACCTTGACAACCAGGATATCTACCTGCACTCAGATATACACGGAGCACCATCAGTAGTTATTAAAAAGGGTGAAGCAGAATCTATCCCGGAATCAACCATCCAGGAAGCAGGATCCCTGGCGGCATCATTCTCCAGTGCCTGGACCAAGGGTTACGCCTCCCAGGATGTGTACTGGGTCCACCCTGACCAGGTTTCCAAAACACCCCAGTCCGGAGAATTTGTGGCCCGGGGAGCGTTCATAATCAGGGGTAGCAGGAATTACCTCCGGGGAATACCTCTTAAAATAGCGGTGGGTTTAGTGGACTACGAAGGTGAACGTATAATGGCCGGTCCAGTGGAATCTGTGTCTAAACATACCGATAACTACGTGGTTCTAAAGCCAGGGTTCACCAAGAAAGAAGAAATTGCCCGGGCAGTTAAAAGAAAAATTGATCCAGAAAAGATCCTGACATTGGAAGATGTTATCCGAGTGTTACCGTCCGGTAAGTGTGATTTTATTTAAAATTCTTATTAAACCTTAACAAAAGGAATGAGAAAAACAGCTAAAACAAGATCATTTTTAGAAGGAATTGGATACAATTTCACAACAAAACTTTCATTTTTAAAAGTATTGTTAATTCTTTCTTCAAGAGAAGCTACAAGATCACTTTTTAATCGACGCTTAGGTACTGGTATTATATCTCCATTATCTTCAACACCATATAGAATACAATATCTAGTCAAAGATCCTTCTTGGACATATTTTTTTATATCCGAAATAAGCGTTTTTTGTATTTTATCTGGCTTATGACCAATAGAATCTGCTGATTTAAATTCTAAAGTAGTCTCTTTAGCTAAAATTCCTTCAGTACCAAATTCAAATTTCAAATCTTCAATAATAATTGATTCCATCACAAAATCAAATAAATATTTTAAATGTTTATTACTTTTAAGATGTATCCTCCAAAAATCGCAAAACTGTTTTTGGAGTAATAATCTCATTTTTTTGCCATCTGCATCTTGAACAATATTTAAAAAATCATTACTAAAGGCAGTAATTTCTCTGCTTACATCAATAACATTGAAAATTTCTAAGGTTCCAATTCTTAAAGGATCAAGAGTTGTTTTTTCACCCGCGTGACAAATTTCAATATGTCTGTTGAAAAAAATGCTCTCATATAACATGTTAACCAGTTTTGTCGAAGGTTTTATTCCAGGATATTCTTTTGAGAAAAAACATATGATATATCTTAAATGTTCTTTATTATGAACATTAATATTACATTCAGGAGTTAATTCATAAATTTTTTCAAGATCTTCACCATATTTAAACTTTAAGTGAGGATCAACAAAATCATCTAGAATATTTTGATTATCTACTGGTACTAATTCCTTAAATTTCTTTTTGTGTTCCTCCAGTTTTTCTGTTTGATTAATATAATAATCATAAAAATCTGGAAAATCCATATTTTTCCTTAATAGCTGAGCTTTTGTTATTACTCCTTCCTCTTTTCCTATACGTATTAACCCTCTAGTTGTAATTTGATTATCTTGTAACATCCTACTTAATTGTTCAGTCTCTATTGGCAACTGGATGGGATATGGAAAACTATCCAGATCAATTGTTAAATTAATACTACTTAAAGATGCCCAATTAACATCTTCAGGTTCTATTCCCCAAAAACGTGCATGTCCTTTACTCCATTTCCTATTTTTTTCAAAAACGGATAATGTTGTCTTACCACCCTCATCTTTTATAATAGCAGCCCTCAAGACGCTTTTTGGGTGTAATATAGAATCCACAGAATAAACATCGTCTTTTAACTTTGCTAAAGAAGGATCTTTTGCACAGTGAACAAGTAAAACAACATCCTTTAATAAAAGAACACCAACAATATATTTATGTCTAGTTTTAGATGAAGAGAATAGAGAATCCCTAAAAGTATTAATTAAATCTTCAACTATATTACCATCAGGGTCAGGATAATTTTTACGAATATCTTCAATCCATCGTTTAATAGACGGATTTTTTGTGCGAATATCAGAAAATAATATTTTCTTATCCATAATCCGCGATTCAAGGTTCCTTATAACCTCACGGATATGTAAATCTTCTTTAACTTCATAAAATAAAAAACTATCATCGTCGTTATTATCCGGACTCAAAGCCCATTTTTCCCAGAAAAAAACTTTAGATTTAGAAATACCTTCATCAATATAATCTGAAACATCAATTTTTTCATTATTAGAACCATTGATTTCAATATCTGGCTCAAACAAGTTTTCTTCTATCATTATAATTACCATTGTAAGATTTCATCTTTTATACAGATAACCAATCAATGGTAGGTCTATTCAATCCTTTCATAGGGGTAAACATTTTTAAAATTCCAGTGTAAGTAAGATCCAACTGAATCTGCATTAGCTAAGTTATTAAATTCAGTTTCTGGTAC
Above is a genomic segment from Methanobacterium formicicum containing:
- a CDS encoding DUF2070 family protein, with protein sequence MSAVDNITDLSKYLVTLPPSRISILCMTFLSFLTGAIAAYLEPLSSIFDSIVYGGSAGFLIFGLTSIMDGAITQPVINAMEGRHMKMKQSMFVSLLTMVLVALVYIVGSLVSTFTVYSYIIDALILGCVLAFGVRIFIIWGTSNIGAIRSILVSAIQPVLILSMVVVIVFLTSITTNIGSFSILAVALKGIIAGLILMIAIYSFMLVIESPIKRNLGVGGLELLSLFIAQYSEGSRAMETLFEDMGEPIDTLVGVVSFKGENGIKGLFVSPCVHPGPVGNIGGGNMPTVLAKSLEPFTMVSHGPSTHDFNPVSSQEICKIKDVVLGALEDMEYSSTASKFMRVEHEDAKLGVQYFGNNLLLLATFAPLGFDDIDFGVGLALTKAAQAHTQAENVILVDCHNSFEGEKGRVLPGNPEVFQLMDAVEKIENPTECGIKMGCAHDTIPELSKRSGVGQSGVKVMVLEVEQQKTAYILIDGNNMIIGFRQELLQAVEELGLDHAEVMTTDTHFVNTLSGGHNPLGTKDRDILIEKVVECTKKALEDVETVEVGAKTMKLSNINTLGPTHATELVTTISSIVAVSRVVAPLVFVLALIFVFIWIFYWTF
- a CDS encoding DUF5379 family protein is translated as MDIEIKLVSIHTVLAIVAGAISYLLYIGAIAGLKNEFLAVFAGLIILYLGGQLCERLFGKEEVGGMSGWLWNGIVPFFFVWILVWVILYNL
- the rqcH gene encoding ribosome rescue protein RqcH, giving the protein MKAMSNVDLYAISHELNELLKDARVQKAYQPTRDTVIIRFHVPGKGRVDVAFQAGLRVHTTQYPPENPKVPPSFPMLLRKHLKNATVREVRQHNFDRILEIDIQKEHRFTLVVELFSQGNIILLDEENRIILPLKHRHAQGRKITSKEEYHYPAERGIHPLNVELDDLKELFENSDSDLIRTLARSGLGGMYSEEIILRSGVDKKLPAKEVSESDIELLYQNMVELFQPLKTFQFQPQIVREVGENESEENQGKSPKKKGKEDVLPLDILTYQNYQKERFDTFNQAADEFYSGKVGADIKKEQEDVWAKQVGKYEKRLRIQEETLEGFQKTIVETKKKGDLLYSHYSEVQNLLDIIHQAREKYSWMEIASTLKKARKEGMKEAQIIESMDKMGVLTLNLEGEQVIVDANLEIPENTEKYYNKGKKAKRKIKGVNIAIERTKKDVERMRNKRELALERVQVPQKRVRRELKWFEKLRWFLSSDGFLVIGGRDAGTNELVVKRYLDNQDIYLHSDIHGAPSVVIKKGEAESIPESTIQEAGSLAASFSSAWTKGYASQDVYWVHPDQVSKTPQSGEFVARGAFIIRGSRNYLRGIPLKIAVGLVDYEGERIMAGPVESVSKHTDNYVVLKPGFTKKEEIARAVKRKIDPEKILTLEDVIRVLPSGKCDFI